Proteins encoded by one window of bacterium:
- a CDS encoding sigma-54 dependent transcriptional regulator produces the protein MNHSAVILIVDDDPHLRESVREILEYHKYACREARDGKEALDILSHEKVDAVLLDLQMPRLNGLEVLRQSMSLKPDLPVIMISLHGTIGSAVEATKLGAYDFIEKPLEAERMLLTLRNALHTSRLREQRDHLLAEVKQRYRMIGRDEKMQNVFALIERAAKVDSKVLITGESGAGKDLVARAIHYNSRRAEFPFAAMNCSAIPETLIESELFGYKKGAFSGADHDHPGRLQQAHRGTLFLDEIADMSLMMQAKVLRVLEDGAVSMLGSAETRQVDVRLVAATNKDLQQEIENGNFRSDLYYRLNVIPIHVPPLRERKEDIQPLAEFFLEEICRGQGLSQKRFAGNVWPLLQNHDWPGNVRELNNVIERAAVLSFERTIDATLLREALKTPMPQPPAAKSTPREQTLEEARAAFERAFILKKLNEHDWEIMVTAEALGINRTSLWKKMQVLGIKK, from the coding sequence ATGAACCACTCGGCCGTGATCCTGATCGTCGATGACGATCCCCACCTGCGCGAGAGCGTGCGGGAGATTCTGGAATACCACAAATACGCCTGCCGCGAGGCGCGCGACGGCAAGGAGGCGCTGGATATTTTATCTCACGAAAAGGTGGACGCCGTGCTGCTTGATTTGCAGATGCCGCGCCTGAACGGGCTGGAGGTGCTCAGGCAGAGCATGAGCCTGAAACCGGACCTGCCGGTGATCATGATCAGCCTGCATGGCACGATTGGCAGCGCGGTGGAGGCGACCAAGCTGGGGGCCTATGATTTCATCGAAAAGCCGCTGGAAGCGGAACGCATGCTGTTGACCCTCCGCAACGCGCTACACACCAGCCGGCTGCGCGAGCAGCGCGATCACCTGCTCGCCGAAGTCAAGCAGCGTTACCGCATGATTGGCCGCGACGAAAAAATGCAAAATGTGTTTGCGCTGATCGAGCGCGCCGCGAAAGTCGACAGCAAAGTGCTGATCACCGGTGAGAGCGGCGCCGGCAAGGATTTGGTTGCGCGTGCGATTCACTACAACAGCCGCCGCGCCGAGTTTCCCTTCGCTGCCATGAACTGCTCCGCAATTCCGGAAACGTTGATTGAAAGCGAGTTGTTCGGCTATAAAAAGGGCGCTTTCAGCGGCGCGGATCACGATCATCCCGGCAGGTTGCAGCAGGCGCATCGCGGCACGCTGTTTTTAGACGAGATTGCCGACATGAGTCTGATGATGCAGGCCAAAGTGCTGCGCGTGCTCGAAGACGGCGCCGTCAGCATGCTGGGCAGTGCGGAGACGCGCCAGGTGGATGTCCGTCTCGTTGCCGCGACCAACAAAGATTTGCAGCAGGAAATCGAAAACGGCAATTTCCGCAGTGATTTGTACTATCGCTTGAACGTCATACCCATTCACGTGCCCCCGCTGCGCGAACGCAAGGAGGATATTCAACCGCTGGCGGAGTTCTTTTTGGAGGAGATTTGCCGCGGGCAGGGCCTTTCACAAAAGCGCTTTGCCGGCAATGTTTGGCCGCTGCTGCAAAATCATGATTGGCCGGGAAATGTGCGTGAGCTGAATAACGTGATCGAGCGCGCCGCCGTGCTTTCGTTCGAGCGGACGATCGATGCCACCCTGCTGCGTGAAGCATTAAAAACGCCAATGCCGCAACCGCCCGCAGCAAAATCAACCCCGCGCGAACAAACGTTGGAAGAAGCCCGCGCCGCGTTCGAGCGCGCATTCATCCTGAAGAAGCTGAATGAACATGACTGGGAAATCATGGTAACCGCCGAAGCGCTCGGCATTAACCGGACGTCGCTGTGGAAGAAGATGCAGGTGTTGGGGATAAAAAAGTGA
- a CDS encoding BrnA antitoxin family protein, with translation MEEDAGVGDKKVRMQASVVSIEKIEDPMKQNKKAPRILVHSLDQIPKFASEDEEREWWATHDLAPELGEDVTAQEHELIQRLKAKYGYASPREEHEKTV, from the coding sequence GTGGAAGAAGATGCAGGTGTTGGGGATAAAAAAGTGAGAATGCAAGCCAGCGTCGTCAGTATCGAAAAAATAGAGGACCCGATGAAGCAGAACAAGAAAGCGCCCCGCATACTTGTGCATTCTCTGGACCAAATTCCAAAATTCGCGTCGGAAGACGAGGAGCGCGAATGGTGGGCGACGCACGACCTGGCCCCCGAATTGGGTGAAGACGTAACGGCGCAGGAGCATGAGTTGATTCAGCGACTCAAAGCAAAATATGGATATGCGTCGCCGCGAGAGGAACACGAAAAAACCGTGTAG